A region from the Arcanobacterium buesumense genome encodes:
- the recA gene encoding recombinase RecA, whose translation MAAKDKDARAKALETALGQIDRQFGKGSAMRLGDAPPQRVAVIPTGSLALDVALGIGGLPRGRVVEIYGPESSGKTTVALHAVANAQKLGGIAAFVDAEHALDPEYARKLGVDTDALIVSQPDTGEQALEIADMLIRSGALDIIVIDSVAALVPKAEIEGEMGDSHVGLQARLMSQALRKLTGALSAAGTTAIFINQLREKIGVFYGNPETTTGGKALKFYASVRLDVRRIETLKEGSTPVGNRTRVKVVKNKMAPPFKQAEFDILYGKGISTEGGIIDLAVDTGIVRRSGSWYTYEGDQLGQGKEKARQFLLDNPEISDEIERKVLASIGINKDGSPIADPEEAPEL comes from the coding sequence ATGGCTGCGAAAGATAAAGATGCGCGTGCAAAGGCGCTAGAAACTGCACTGGGTCAGATTGATCGTCAGTTCGGTAAAGGGTCAGCCATGAGACTTGGTGATGCACCTCCTCAGCGGGTGGCAGTTATCCCAACTGGCTCTCTAGCACTGGATGTAGCCTTAGGTATTGGCGGTCTTCCGCGCGGTCGCGTTGTAGAAATTTATGGGCCTGAATCATCTGGTAAAACAACGGTTGCGCTTCATGCAGTTGCTAATGCGCAAAAGCTTGGTGGTATTGCTGCTTTTGTTGATGCTGAGCACGCACTTGATCCAGAGTATGCGCGCAAACTTGGTGTGGATACTGATGCGCTGATAGTTTCTCAACCAGATACTGGAGAACAGGCACTTGAAATTGCCGATATGCTTATTCGTTCTGGTGCTCTAGATATCATTGTTATCGATTCGGTGGCGGCACTCGTGCCAAAGGCGGAGATCGAAGGTGAAATGGGTGATTCGCATGTTGGCCTTCAAGCTCGGTTAATGTCGCAAGCTCTGCGTAAACTGACAGGTGCCTTATCAGCAGCTGGAACAACGGCAATTTTCATTAATCAGTTGCGTGAAAAGATTGGTGTTTTTTATGGAAATCCGGAAACAACAACGGGTGGTAAAGCACTGAAGTTCTATGCGTCGGTTCGGTTAGATGTACGCCGTATTGAAACATTAAAGGAAGGTTCTACGCCAGTTGGTAACCGTACACGTGTAAAGGTAGTCAAAAATAAGATGGCGCCTCCTTTTAAGCAAGCTGAGTTCGATATCTTATATGGGAAGGGTATCTCCACTGAAGGTGGAATTATTGATCTTGCCGTCGATACGGGAATTGTTCGTCGCTCTGGCTCGTGGTACACGTATGAAGGGGATCAATTGGGGCAAGGAAAAGAAAAAGCGCGGCAGTTCTTACTTGATAATCCGGAAATTTCTGATGAGATTGAGCGTAAAGTATTAGCATCAATTGGAATTAATAAAGATGGTAGCCCAATTGCTGATCCTGAGGAAGCTCCTGAGCTATAA
- a CDS encoding regulatory protein RecX: MVDYAHGAEERAARKKYRSAREIAQRKKERAEARTEEDWTRYAKDLCYRQLGMMERSVFQLRQALERNLVPEAIIVHTLDAFKVSGLVDDARFAAMFVRSKFAEKTISRRGLTQELLRRGIAPDIIADALEQIDTEDEQHAAVEFALRKAHSMRLLEPDVIRRRLYSALARRGFSADHIRYAVEQALSSIQDK, translated from the coding sequence ATGGTAGATTACGCACACGGTGCTGAAGAACGTGCGGCTCGGAAAAAATACCGTTCCGCTCGCGAGATAGCACAACGGAAAAAAGAACGTGCCGAAGCCCGTACTGAAGAAGACTGGACGAGATACGCAAAGGATCTGTGTTACCGGCAGCTGGGGATGATGGAACGCTCAGTGTTTCAACTTCGTCAAGCTTTAGAACGTAACTTGGTACCCGAGGCCATTATTGTTCACACACTCGATGCGTTTAAGGTATCTGGGCTAGTTGATGATGCGCGATTTGCTGCGATGTTTGTAAGGTCAAAGTTTGCTGAAAAAACAATTTCCCGGCGGGGGCTTACTCAGGAGCTTCTGCGGCGAGGAATTGCCCCCGATATTATCGCTGATGCACTAGAGCAAATCGATACGGAAGACGAACAGCATGCAGCTGTAGAGTTCGCACTGCGAAAAGCTCACTCCATGCGTTTATTGGAACCGGATGTTATTCGGCGGCGGCTTTATAGCGCGCTTGCACGTCGTGGTTTTAGTGCTGATCATATTAGGTATGCGGTCGAACAAGCACTCAGTTCAATACAGGATAAATAA